A window of Halobellus sp. LT62 contains these coding sequences:
- the pth2 gene encoding peptidyl-tRNA hydrolase Pth2 has product MKQAIVARTDLGMGRGKLAAQVAHASLSAVEDADERTKKRWKGEGQKKIVLKASGEAELFRLADEAERLGLPNAIVRDAGHTQLEPGTVTCLAVGPARDDDVDRVTGELSLY; this is encoded by the coding sequence ATGAAGCAGGCCATCGTCGCTCGGACCGACCTCGGGATGGGCCGCGGGAAGCTCGCCGCACAGGTCGCACACGCGTCGCTGTCGGCCGTCGAGGACGCCGACGAACGGACCAAGAAGCGGTGGAAAGGCGAGGGACAGAAGAAGATCGTCCTCAAAGCCAGCGGCGAGGCGGAGCTGTTCCGGTTGGCCGACGAGGCCGAGCGACTCGGCTTGCCGAACGCGATCGTCCGCGACGCCGGGCACACGCAGTTGGAGCCCGGAACGGTGACCTGTCTGGCCGTCGGGCCCGCCCGCGACGACGACGTCGACCGGGTAACCGGCGAGCTCTCGCTGTATTGA